The following coding sequences are from one Musa acuminata AAA Group cultivar baxijiao chromosome BXJ1-6, Cavendish_Baxijiao_AAA, whole genome shotgun sequence window:
- the LOC135676694 gene encoding uncharacterized protein LOC135676694 isoform X3 has protein sequence MVNWVEAQKPILHWLVRGAGLRQQTIEIEPGTVISMWVPKEKVMANKKKATNKEVVPDLSSDGSRDEEEDKRKKKKKQRGKEKEKPAVVLVHGFAAEGIVTWQFQFGVLVNQYEVYIPDLFFFGESTTAAADRSPAFQAECLAAALDKLSVRRCTAVGFSYGGMVAFKMAELRPDLVRSLVVSGSVFAMTDSISRATLDQLGFASSSELLLPESIKGLKALLSVSMHKKLWFPDFLYKDYLEVMFSNRKERAELLEGLVISNKDAKVPSLDQRILLLWGENDNIFNLELAKDMKEQLGEKTILQSIKKAGHLLHVERPCAYNRHLKKFLALVKDEGTEK, from the exons ATGGTGAATTGGGTGGAAGCACAGAAGCCCATCTTGCACTGGCTGGTGCGGGGTGCGGGGCTGCGCCAGCAGACCATCGAGATCGAGCCCGGCACTGTCATCAGCATGTGGGTTCCCAAGGAGAAGGTCATGGCCAACAAGAAGAAGGCCACCAACAAAGAAGTAGTTCCTGACCTGAGTAGCGATGGCAGCAGGGACGAGGAGgaagacaagaggaagaagaagaagaagcagcgagGCAAAGAGAAGGAGAAGCCGGCGGTGGTACTGGTGCACGGATTCGCAGCGGAAGGGATCGTCACGTGGCAGTTCCAGTTCGGGGTGCTGGTGAACCAGTACGAGGTGTACATCCCCGACCTGTTCTTCTTCGGGGagtcgaccaccgccgccgccgaccGCTCCCCGGCCTTCCAGGCTGAGTGCCTGGCCGCGGCGCTCGACAAGCTCAGCGTGCGGCGGTGCACCGCCGTGGGGTTCAGCTACGGAGGGATGGTCGCGTTCAAGATGGCGGAGCTGCGACCGGACCTGGTGCGCTCGCTGGTCGTCTCCGGCTCCGTCTTCGCCATGACGGACTCCATCAGCAGGGCGACGCTGGACCAGCTCGGCTTCGCCTCCTCCTCGGAGCTCCTCTTGCCGGAGTCCATCAAGGGCCTCAAGGCCCTGCTCTCCGTCTCCATGCACAAGAAGCTATGGTTCCCGGACTTCCTCTACAAGGACTACCTCGAG GTGATGTTTAGCAATCGGAAGGAGAGGGCAGAACTGCTCGAGGGTTTGGTGATCAGCAACAAAGATGCGAAGGTTCCCTCTTTGGATCAG AGGATACTCTTGTTGTGGGGAGAGAATGACAACATATTCAACCTAGAGCTTGCCAAGGACATGAAAGA ACAACTGGGCGAGAAGACCATACTACAAAGCATAAAGAAAGCAGGGCATCTTCTTCATGTTGAGAGGCCCTGCGCTTACAATCGCCACCTCAAGAAATTCCTTGCACTCGTAAAAGATGAAGGCACTGAGAAATGA
- the LOC135676694 gene encoding uncharacterized protein LOC135676694 isoform X1, with translation MVNWVEAQKPILHWLVRGAGLRQQTIEIEPGTVISMWVPKEKVMANKKKATNKEVVPDLSSDGSRDEEEDKRKKKKKQRGKEKEKPAVVLVHGFAAEGIVTWQFQFGVLVNQYEVYIPDLFFFGESTTAAADRSPAFQAECLAAALDKLSVRRCTAVGFSYGGMVAFKMAELRPDLVRSLVVSGSVFAMTDSISRATLDQLGFASSSELLLPESIKGLKALLSVSMHKKLWFPDFLYKDYLEVMFSNRKERAELLEGLVISNKDAKVPSLDQVCVQVSDFFHYLHYFKVNFLFTKNVGDISTHICINLYTKNIQSFAKPTSCMLPKCGIEEHDYSWCFHFHMMQRILLLWGENDNIFNLELAKDMKEQLGEKTILQSIKKAGHLLHVERPCAYNRHLKKFLALVKDEGTEK, from the exons ATGGTGAATTGGGTGGAAGCACAGAAGCCCATCTTGCACTGGCTGGTGCGGGGTGCGGGGCTGCGCCAGCAGACCATCGAGATCGAGCCCGGCACTGTCATCAGCATGTGGGTTCCCAAGGAGAAGGTCATGGCCAACAAGAAGAAGGCCACCAACAAAGAAGTAGTTCCTGACCTGAGTAGCGATGGCAGCAGGGACGAGGAGgaagacaagaggaagaagaagaagaagcagcgagGCAAAGAGAAGGAGAAGCCGGCGGTGGTACTGGTGCACGGATTCGCAGCGGAAGGGATCGTCACGTGGCAGTTCCAGTTCGGGGTGCTGGTGAACCAGTACGAGGTGTACATCCCCGACCTGTTCTTCTTCGGGGagtcgaccaccgccgccgccgaccGCTCCCCGGCCTTCCAGGCTGAGTGCCTGGCCGCGGCGCTCGACAAGCTCAGCGTGCGGCGGTGCACCGCCGTGGGGTTCAGCTACGGAGGGATGGTCGCGTTCAAGATGGCGGAGCTGCGACCGGACCTGGTGCGCTCGCTGGTCGTCTCCGGCTCCGTCTTCGCCATGACGGACTCCATCAGCAGGGCGACGCTGGACCAGCTCGGCTTCGCCTCCTCCTCGGAGCTCCTCTTGCCGGAGTCCATCAAGGGCCTCAAGGCCCTGCTCTCCGTCTCCATGCACAAGAAGCTATGGTTCCCGGACTTCCTCTACAAGGACTACCTCGAG GTGATGTTTAGCAATCGGAAGGAGAGGGCAGAACTGCTCGAGGGTTTGGTGATCAGCAACAAAGATGCGAAGGTTCCCTCTTTGGATCAGGTATGTGTGCAGGTATCCGATTTCTTCCATTACCTGCATTACTTCAAGGTTAATTTCCTGTTCACCAAAAATGTTGGAGATATttctacacatatatgtataaacTTGTACACAAAAAACATACAATCCTTTGCGAAGCCAACCTCTTGTATGCTGCCAAAATGTGGAATTGAAGAGCATGATTATTCTTGGTGTTTTCATTTTCACATGATGCAGAGGATACTCTTGTTGTGGGGAGAGAATGACAACATATTCAACCTAGAGCTTGCCAAGGACATGAAAGA ACAACTGGGCGAGAAGACCATACTACAAAGCATAAAGAAAGCAGGGCATCTTCTTCATGTTGAGAGGCCCTGCGCTTACAATCGCCACCTCAAGAAATTCCTTGCACTCGTAAAAGATGAAGGCACTGAGAAATGA
- the LOC135676694 gene encoding uncharacterized protein LOC135676694 isoform X2, whose translation MVNWVEAQKPILHWLVRGAGLRQQTIEIEPGTVISMWVPKEKVMANKKKATNKEVVPDLSSDGSRDEEEDKRKKKKKQRGKEKEKPAVVLVHGFAAEGIVTWQFQFGVLVNQYEVYIPDLFFFGESTTAAADRSPAFQAECLAAALDKLSVRRCTAVGFSYGGMVAFKMAELRPDLVRSLVVSGSVFAMTDSISRATLDQLGFASSSELLLPESIKGLKALLSVSMHKKLWFPDFLYKDYLEVMFSNRKERAELLEGLVISNKDAKVPSLDQVCVQRILLLWGENDNIFNLELAKDMKEQLGEKTILQSIKKAGHLLHVERPCAYNRHLKKFLALVKDEGTEK comes from the exons ATGGTGAATTGGGTGGAAGCACAGAAGCCCATCTTGCACTGGCTGGTGCGGGGTGCGGGGCTGCGCCAGCAGACCATCGAGATCGAGCCCGGCACTGTCATCAGCATGTGGGTTCCCAAGGAGAAGGTCATGGCCAACAAGAAGAAGGCCACCAACAAAGAAGTAGTTCCTGACCTGAGTAGCGATGGCAGCAGGGACGAGGAGgaagacaagaggaagaagaagaagaagcagcgagGCAAAGAGAAGGAGAAGCCGGCGGTGGTACTGGTGCACGGATTCGCAGCGGAAGGGATCGTCACGTGGCAGTTCCAGTTCGGGGTGCTGGTGAACCAGTACGAGGTGTACATCCCCGACCTGTTCTTCTTCGGGGagtcgaccaccgccgccgccgaccGCTCCCCGGCCTTCCAGGCTGAGTGCCTGGCCGCGGCGCTCGACAAGCTCAGCGTGCGGCGGTGCACCGCCGTGGGGTTCAGCTACGGAGGGATGGTCGCGTTCAAGATGGCGGAGCTGCGACCGGACCTGGTGCGCTCGCTGGTCGTCTCCGGCTCCGTCTTCGCCATGACGGACTCCATCAGCAGGGCGACGCTGGACCAGCTCGGCTTCGCCTCCTCCTCGGAGCTCCTCTTGCCGGAGTCCATCAAGGGCCTCAAGGCCCTGCTCTCCGTCTCCATGCACAAGAAGCTATGGTTCCCGGACTTCCTCTACAAGGACTACCTCGAG GTGATGTTTAGCAATCGGAAGGAGAGGGCAGAACTGCTCGAGGGTTTGGTGATCAGCAACAAAGATGCGAAGGTTCCCTCTTTGGATCAGGTATGTGTGCAG AGGATACTCTTGTTGTGGGGAGAGAATGACAACATATTCAACCTAGAGCTTGCCAAGGACATGAAAGA ACAACTGGGCGAGAAGACCATACTACAAAGCATAAAGAAAGCAGGGCATCTTCTTCATGTTGAGAGGCCCTGCGCTTACAATCGCCACCTCAAGAAATTCCTTGCACTCGTAAAAGATGAAGGCACTGAGAAATGA